A stretch of Oreochromis aureus strain Israel breed Guangdong linkage group 11, ZZ_aureus, whole genome shotgun sequence DNA encodes these proteins:
- the LOC116322608 gene encoding nuclear receptor coactivator 7-like isoform X1, which produces MAETHSSNASSALRVNGLVLTASLRDFYLDIHLHSAMGVAYSVGEVDHLYTFFAQWSPEVCHKGDNQWKPHYVIKDKNQNHILVVEKDIAAINKILSKPINTAAKKWEIITVKDSKRRQSLCSSDDSEAEEPSYLDVLPVLSDHSHLLDEHHLEKLAAHMPARTHGYQWQLVYSTAIHGSSLKTLYRNMAEVDSPVLLVVKDMHKKVFGAFSSDPFRVSKYCYGTGETFLFSFNPDFQVYKWSGVNSYFVSGNWDSLQLGGGGSGFALWLDADLYRGSSFSSPTFHNAPLSTNEDFIVQDLEVWTVQN; this is translated from the exons ATGGCAGAGACTCACAGTTCAAACGCTTCATCAGCACTGAGAGTAAACGGTCTAGTCCTGACTGCTTCTTTAAGAGATTTTTATCTGGACATTCATCTCCATTCAGCCATGGGAGTTGCATATAGCGTTGGAGA GGTTGACCACCTCTACACATTCTTTGCGCAGTGGTCACCAGAGGTCTGCCACAAAGGCGACAACCAGTGGAAACCGCATTATGTCATCAAAGACAAAAATCAGAACCACATTCTGGTTGTGGAGAAGGACATCGCAGCGATCAATAAGATCCTCAGCAAGCCCATCAACACCGCCGCTAAAAAGTGGGAG ATCATCACTGTGAAAGACTCCAAACGCCGCCAGAGTCTGTGCAGCTCAGATGACTCTGAGGCAGAAGAGCCCAGTTACCTCGATGTTCTCCCTGTCCTCAGCGACCACAGCCATCTGCTAGATGAGCACCACCTGGAAAAA CTTGCTGCTCACATGCCAGCAAGGACCCATGGTTATCAATGGCAGCTGGTCTACAGCACAGCCATCCATGGGAGCAGCCTGAAGACTCTGTACAGGAACATGGCTGAGGTGGACAGCCCTGTGCTGCTGGTGGTCAAAGACATGCACAAAAAG GTGTTTGGGGCTTTTTCTTCAGATCCATTCAGAGTCAGTAAATACTGCTACGGTACCGGAGAAACCTTCTTGTTCAGCTTCAATCCCGACTTCCAG GTATACAAGTGGAGTGGGGTGAACTCGTACTTTGTGAGTGGAAACTGGGATTCATTGCAGCTCGGTGGAGGCGG GAGTGGCTTTGCCCTGTGGCTGGATGCTGATCTGTACCGCGGTTCAAGCTTTTCCAGTCCGACTTTTCACAATGCACCTCTCTCCACAAATGAGGACTTTATTGTACAAGACCTGGAGGTCTGGACTGTGCAGAATTGA
- the LOC116322593 gene encoding nuclear receptor coactivator 7-like, with the protein MAVWLADMWYSREQRLTEKSGAMKRLAENIKVLYIASDCMEPYVEIITVKESKRCQSLCSSDASEAEEPEYQLEVDDDLPVLTDQSHLLDDYHLEKLAAHMPARTYGYQWQLVYSTAIHGSSLKTLYRNMAEVDSPVLLVVKDMHKKVFGAFSSDPFRVSKYCYGTGETFLFSFNPDFQVYKWSGVNSYFVSGNWDSLQLGGGGSGFALWLDADLYRGSSFSSPTFHNAPLSTNEDFIVQDLEVWTVQN; encoded by the exons ATGGCAGTTTGGTTAGCAGACATGTGGTACAGCAGAGAGCAGCGCTTGACAGAGAAATCAGGAGCTATGAAGCGGCTGGCAGAAAATATTAAGGTGCTTTACATTGCCAGTGACTGTATGGAGCCTTATGTTGAG ATCATCACAGTGAAAGAGTCCAAACGCTGCCAGAGTCTGTGCAGCTCAGACGCCTCTGAGGCAGAAGAGCCCGAGTACCAGCTGGAAGTCGATGATGATCTCCCTGTCCTCACTGACCAGAGTCATCTGCTAGATGACTATCACCTAGAAAAA CTTGCTGCTCACATGCCAGCAAGGACCTATGGTTATCAGTGGCAGCTGGTCTACAGCACAGCCATCCATGGGAGCAGCCTGAAGACTCTGTACAGGAACATGGCTGAGGTGGACAGCCCTGTGCTGCTGGTGGTCAAAGACATGCACAAAAAG GTGTTTGGGGCTTTTTCTTCAGATCCATTCAGAGTCAGTAAATACTGCTACGGTACAGGAGAAACCTTCTTGTTCAGCTTCAATCCCGACTTCCAG GTATACAAGTGGAGTGGGGTGAACTCGTACTTTGTGAGTGGAAACTGGGATTCATTGCAGCTCGGTGGAGGCGG GAGTGGCTTTGCCCTGTGGCTGGATGCTGATCTGTACCGCGGTTCAAGCTTTTCCAGTCCGACTTTTCACAATGCACCTCTCTCCACAAATGAGGACTTTATTGTACAAGACCTGGAGGTCTGGACTGTGCAGAATTGA
- the si:dkey-29b11.3 gene encoding actin-binding Rho-activating protein-like — protein sequence MGTNSQSATMETEDDAQAPAACIVSVKGLKENWQKWSSEHQEYQKHNPFSHNTRPSMVVPPRGGDEYGKPLQGSLTEQRGKDAHTHISREVQELCEVIRSIGESGGSDGKVITVRFGKLFEHYVTISNKLVGILLRARKQRLVDFEGEMLWQGKDDHVVITLLQ from the coding sequence ATGGGAACAAACAGCCAGAGCGCCACCATGGAAACTGAGGATGATGCCCAAGCTCCTGCGGCGTGCATCGTTTCTGTGAAAGGCTTGAAGGAAAACTGGCAGAAGTGGTCCAGCGAACACCAGGAGTACCAGAAGCACAATCCCTTCAGTCACAACACCAGACCGAGCATGGTGGTCCCTCCGAGGGGTGGGGATGAGTATGGGAAACCCCTGCAGGGTTCCCTGACAGAGCAACGTGGGAAggacgctcacacacacatcagcagAGAGGTTCAGGAGCTGTGTGAGGTCATAAGGAGCATTGGGGAGTCGGGGGGCAGCGATGGGAAAGTGATTACTGTAAGATTTGGAAAGCTGTTTGAGCATTATGTGACTATCTCGAATAAACTGGTTGGGATTCTTCTGCGAGCGAGGAAACAGAGACTGGTTGACTTCGAGGGGGAGATGCTGTGGCAGGGGAAGGATGATCACGTAGTTATCACTTTGTTGCAGTGA
- the LOC116322594 gene encoding nuclear receptor coactivator 7-like, translating to MAVWLADMWYSREQRLTEKSGAMKRLAENIKVLYIASDCMEPYVEIITVKESKRCQSLCSSDASEAEEPEYQLEVDDDLPVLTDQSHLLDDYHLEKLAAHMPARTYGYQWQLVYSTAIHGSSLKTLYRNMAEVDSPVLLVVKDMHKKVFGAFSSDPFRVSKYCYGTGETFLFSFNPDFQVYKWSGVNSYFVSGNWDSLHLGGGGSGFALWLDADLYRGSSFSSPTFHNAPLSTNEDFIVQDLEVWTVQN from the exons ATGGCAGTTTGGTTAGCAGACATGTGGTACAGCAGAGAGCAGCGCTTGACAGAGAAATCAGGAGCTATGAAGCGGCTGGCAGAAAATATTAAGGTGCTTTACATTGCCAGTGACTGTATGGAGCCTTATGTTGAG ATCATCACAGTGAAAGAGTCCAAACGCTGCCAGAGTCTGTGCAGCTCAGACGCCTCTGAGGCAGAAGAGCCCGAGTACCAGCTGGAAGTCGATGATGATCTCCCTGTCCTCACTGACCAGAGTCATCTGCTAGATGACTATCACCTAGAAAAA CTTGCTGCTCACATGCCAGCAAGGACCTATGGTTATCAATGGCAGCTGGTCTACAGCACAGCCATCCATGGGAGCAGCCTGAAGACTCTGTACAGGAACATGGCTGAGGTGGACAGCCCTGTGCTGCTGGTGGTCAAAGACATGCACAAAAAG GTGTTTGGGGCTTTTTCTTCAGATCCATTCAGAGTCAGTAAATACTGCTACGGTACCGGAGAAACCTTCTTGTTCAGCTTCAATCCCGACTTCCAG GTATACAAGTGGAGTGGGGTGAACTCGTACTTTGTGAGTGGAAACTGGGATTCACTGCATCTCGGTGGAGGCGG GAGTGGCTTTGCCCTGTGGCTGGATGCTGATCTGTACCGCGGTTCAAGCTTTTCCAGTCCGACTTTTCACAATGCACCTCTCTCCACAAATGAGGACTTTATTGTACAAGACCTGGAGGTCTGGACTGTGCAGAATTGA
- the LOC116322608 gene encoding nuclear receptor coactivator 7-like isoform X2: protein MAVWLADMWYSRKQRLTEKSGAMKRLPENIKVLYIASDCMEPYVEIITVKDSKRRQSLCSSDDSEAEEPSYLDVLPVLSDHSHLLDEHHLEKLAAHMPARTHGYQWQLVYSTAIHGSSLKTLYRNMAEVDSPVLLVVKDMHKKVFGAFSSDPFRVSKYCYGTGETFLFSFNPDFQVYKWSGVNSYFVSGNWDSLQLGGGGSGFALWLDADLYRGSSFSSPTFHNAPLSTNEDFIVQDLEVWTVQN, encoded by the exons ATGGCAGTTTGGTTAGCAGACATGTGGTACAGCAGAAAGCAGCGCTTGACAGAGAAATCAGGAGCTATGAAGCGCCTACCAGAAAAtattaaggtgctttatattgccaGTGACTGTATGGAGCCTTATGTTGAG ATCATCACTGTGAAAGACTCCAAACGCCGCCAGAGTCTGTGCAGCTCAGATGACTCTGAGGCAGAAGAGCCCAGTTACCTCGATGTTCTCCCTGTCCTCAGCGACCACAGCCATCTGCTAGATGAGCACCACCTGGAAAAA CTTGCTGCTCACATGCCAGCAAGGACCCATGGTTATCAATGGCAGCTGGTCTACAGCACAGCCATCCATGGGAGCAGCCTGAAGACTCTGTACAGGAACATGGCTGAGGTGGACAGCCCTGTGCTGCTGGTGGTCAAAGACATGCACAAAAAG GTGTTTGGGGCTTTTTCTTCAGATCCATTCAGAGTCAGTAAATACTGCTACGGTACCGGAGAAACCTTCTTGTTCAGCTTCAATCCCGACTTCCAG GTATACAAGTGGAGTGGGGTGAACTCGTACTTTGTGAGTGGAAACTGGGATTCATTGCAGCTCGGTGGAGGCGG GAGTGGCTTTGCCCTGTGGCTGGATGCTGATCTGTACCGCGGTTCAAGCTTTTCCAGTCCGACTTTTCACAATGCACCTCTCTCCACAAATGAGGACTTTATTGTACAAGACCTGGAGGTCTGGACTGTGCAGAATTGA
- the hint3 gene encoding histidine triad nucleotide-binding protein 3, whose translation MAEIQDTQPPRVDISKSSSNVPADGYDKKCIFCRIVNNEMGTELLHCDEEISCFRDIKPGAPHHYLVVPTKHVGNCKSLTKEHVPLVKRMVDKGKEILEKNNITDLSDVRFGFHWPPFCSVTHLHLHVLAPASQMGFMSRLFYRLNSYWFITADQLIELLNSKGETN comes from the exons ATGGCCGAAATCCAGGATACACAACCTCCTCGGGTTGATATTTCCAAAAGCAGCAGCAATGTGCCAGCCGACGGATATGATAAGAAATGTATTTTCTGCAGGATTGTAAACAATGAAATGGGCACAGAGCTTCTTCACTGT GATGAAGAGATCTCATGTTTCAGAGACATCAAACCTGGAGCCCCCCATCACTACCTTGTTGTCCCAACCAAACATGTAGGAAACTGTAAATCCCTCACTAAAGAGCACGTGCCATTGG TGAAGCGGATGGTCGACAAAGGGAAGGAGAtcctggaaaaaaacaacataacgGACCTCAGTGATGTCAG ATTTGGTTTCCACTGGCCTCCATTCTGTTCTGTCACACACCTCCACCTTCACGTCTTGGCACCTGCCAGTCAAATGGGCTTTATGTCGCGTCTCTTCTACAGACTCAACTCCTACTGGTTCATCACA GCAGACCAGCTGATTGAGCTTCTCAACTCTAAAGGAGAGACAAACTGA